The Gemmatimonas aurantiaca sequence CTCGTCGAGACCGCTGATGGAGCAGCAGCCGAAGAGATAGCGCTTCTCGTTCCATTGCAGGTAACGCGCCAGTCCCTTCCAGAGCAGTCGCAACACCCGTCCCGAACGATGGGGGGCCGCCACGCAGGCCCGTCCGATCTCCACGGCCTCGCCGAGGATGGCGCCGGGCACGGCGCCGAGTTCGAACAGCGTTGCGCTGTAGAACCCGTGGCGGGTCGCGGCCATCACCGCGGTCTGCAGCCGATAGGTGCCGACGATCTCCCCGCTCGGCCGGTGCACGATCATGAGATGATGGAACCACGGGTCGCGCTCGTCGGCGTCCCGTCCGGTGTGGGCGGCCGTGGCCAGCCCTTCCTGCAGTTCCTCGTTGAACACCCGATAGCGCAGGGCCTGGACGGCGTGCAGATCGGCCCGGGTCCAGGCGAACCGCAGATCGTAACTGCCGACCGAAATCACGCCGGGCGGGATCCCGTCGCTATGGTGCGGAAAGACATCCAGATCGGTCGGAGCGGCGGGGAGTCTGGCGGGCGATGGTCCTGCGATCGGCGCCGCAATCAGTCCCGCATGGGCAGGCGATGGAGTCCTCATGCGACACATGGTGACAGCGGAACGCAACGGGGAGATGTCGGCACGACCACGGCGGCGTCACCACCCCGCAACGGTCCGGTTGGGGCCGGGCGCCGGAAAGACTGGCCACCGGCTATCCCGTCTGCGAGTTTCTCCTGCATGTCACCACAGTTCGTCGACCCGGCGCTGCCCAAGCGCATCGACCGCTGGCGCAGCCCCGCGCTCGGTCTCGAGATGCCCATCGTGAGCTACGGCTGGCGCGGTCAGCCGGTCCTGCTCTTCCCCACCGCGGCCGCGGATTTTCTGGAGAACGAGCGGTTCTGGCTGATCAAAGCCATCGAACCGCTGCTCATCCAGGGACGTATCCGGGTGTTCTCCATCGATTCCATCAACCGCCTGGCCTGGATGGAGCGGGGGCTGCCGGTGCCCGAATGTGCGCGACGCCAGGCGTTGTATTCGCGGTACGTGGAAGACGAAGTCGTGCCGTTCATGCGACACGTCGTCGGCGATCAGAGCGCGCGCGCCATCACCACCGGCGCGAGCTTCGGCTGCTTCCATGCGGCCAATGCGTTCTTCCGTCGTCCGGATCTGTTCGGTGGGGTGATCGGCATGAGCGGTTTCTACGATCTGTCGCCGAGCTATCTGCTGGGGTACTCCGACGACAACTGCTACTTCAACAATCCCATGTGGTACGTCGCCAACATCGAGGGATGGCCCCTCGATCAACTGCGACACCACTCACGGATCGTGCTCACCAGCGGTCAGGGCGCCTACGAGCGTCCGGACATGACGCGGGACTTCCACGATCTGCTCGACCGGAAGGGCGTCGGTCATCTCTACGAATTGTGGGGGCACGACGTGAATCACGACTGGCCCTGGTGGCGCAAGATGCTGCCCTACTATCTGGAGCGTATCGGATGCTGAGCAACCGTTGGTCCGATCGGCGGCACGAACGGCCGGTCCGCCGCGGCGCCGGTCGGGCGGGCGCGGTGTCGATGGTCACCCTGGCCGTCGCACTCACCGCGGCGATGATGGGGCCGGATTCCGCGCTCGAAGCGCAGACCGCGAAGGCCGGCGTGGCCGTGGCGCCGACACCCGCGGGACAGCCCATGCGCAACGCCTCGCTGGACGCGCGCGTGGCGCATGTCCGTCGCCTCCTGCGCGGCTCGCCGCTCATCGATGGGCACAACGATCTGCCGTGGGCGATGCGCGAGGAGAAGGAGAGGCCGCTCGACGTCGTGGCCTACAATCTCCGGCAGACGACACGCGGCATGACGGACATCGCGCGTCTGCGGAAGGGCATGATCGGCGGACAGTTCTGGTCGGTGTACATCCCCGGGGAAGTGCGCGATTCGGGATATGCGCGCATGCAGCTCGAGCAGATCGACATCGCCAGGCGCGTCATCGAGCGGTATCCCGATGTGCTTGCGCCGGCGCTCACCGCGTCCGACGTGCGGAAGGCCTTCGCCCAGGGCAAGATCGGTTCCCTGCTGGGCATGGAGGGTGGACATGCCATCGAGAATTCGCTCGGCGCGCTGCGGGCGTATTACGCGCTCGGCGCGCGGTACATGACCCTCACGCACAACGTGACGCTCGACTGGGCCGATGCGGCGGCCGACAAACCCGTGCACGGCGGTCTCACGCCCTTCGGCGAGGAAGTCGTGCGCGAGATGAACCGGCTGGGCATGCTCGTCGATCTGGCACACGTCTCACCGGGCACGATGAGCGATGCGCTGGACGTCAGCGAAGCGCCGGTCATCTTCTCGCACTCGAATGCGCGCGCGCTCACCGATGTGCCGCGCAACGTGCCCGATTCCATTCTCGCGCGCCTGCCGAAGAACGGTGGTGTGGTGATGGTGACCTTCGTGCCGCAGTTCGCTTCGCAGAAGTTCGCCGACTACAGCGCGCGGATCACGGCCGTCCGCGATTCCATCACGAAACGTTTCCCCAACGACAACGACGCGCAGTTCCGGGCCATTGCCGCCTGGCGCGAAGCGAATCCGGCGCCGGTGGTCACCATCGGCGACGTGGCCGATCACCTGGATCACATCCGGAAGGTCGCCGGCAGCGCGCACGTGGGCATCGGTGGCGATTTTGACGGCATCACGGAAACCGTTCAGGGGCTGGAGGATGTCTCAAAATATCCCGACCTGCTGGCGGAACTCGTGAAGCGCGGGTGGACCGATGCGGAATTGCGGGCCCTCGCCGGCGAGAACGTGTTGCGGGTGCTCACGCGCGCGGAAGCCGTGTCCGCCCGTCTGCGCAAGGAACGTCCGGCCAGCACGAAGACCATCCAGCAGCTCGACCGGAAGGTCGTCCCCTGACCTCACGGTCTTTCACCCACTTCCCGTTCCAATGACGCTCGATCGTCGCTCGTTCATCAAATCGTCCGCCCTCATCGGCGGCGCTGTCGGTCTCGGCGTTCCGGCCGCGGCTCAGGCGTTCACCGCCGACGGCGTGCGGGTTCCCGCTCAACCCGCCTATCGGCCCGAAACCGGCGACGCACAACCCAGGCCGCTCCGCATTCTGATTCTTGGTGGCACGGGATTCATCGGTCCGCAGCAGGTGGACTACGCGTTGGCGCGCAAGCATCAGCTCACGCTCTTCAATCGTGGACAGAGTGGGCAGGGCCTGTTCCCGCAGGTGCCGCGCATCATCGGCGATCGCAACGCACCGGGTGGACACGACGGACTGAAGAAGGGCACGTGGGACGTCGTGATCGACAACCCCACGCGCAATCCGCAGTGGGTGCGCGGTGCCGGTGAAGCACTCAAGGGGCGTGTCGGGCAGTACATCCTCGTCTCCACGATCTCGGTGTACAGCGACTATTCGAAGCCCGGCATGGACGAGAGCGGGCCGATGCATGCACCGGGCGCGCCCGAGGCGTGGGCCAGCAACGATGGGGCGCACTACGGCCCCAACAAGGTGCAGTGCGAAATCGATGCGAAGGCGCAATTCGGCGCCGACAAGGTGACCATCGTTCGCCCCGGCCTCATCGTGGGACCGGGCGATCTCAGCGATCGGTTCTCCTACTGGCCCGTGCGTATCGACCGGGGCGGTGAAGTCATGGCGCCCGGTATGCCCAGCGATCCGGTGCAGTACATCGACGTGCACGATCTCGGCGAATTCATCGTGCGACTCGGTGAGAACCACACCATCGGCACGTTCAACGCCACCGGCCCGGCGGCGCCCACCAACATCGCCGAGATGTTGTACGGCATCAAAGCCGTCACGACCAGCGATGCGAAATTCACCTGGGTGCCCGCGGAGTTCCTCGCGCAGCATCAGGTGCGGGCGTGGTCCGACATGCCGGTGTGGCAACCGGGGCAGGGACGCACGGCCGGTTTCATGGCCGTGAATTGTCAGAAGGCCTTAGCGGCCGGTCTGACGTTCCGGCCGCTGGCCGACACGGCAAAGAGCACGCTCGACTGGTACAAGACGCGACCGGCCGCGGAGCAGGAAAAGGCGCGCGCCGGACTGGCCCCAGAGAAGGAGCAGACGGTGCTCGCGGCGTGGCGCGCGCGACAGGGCGAAACCCGACCGGGTGAAGGACGTCAGGACGAGGGCCATCAGAGCGGGGCCCGGTGACGACCGACGAACCGTTTTTTTGGCGTCGCACGTTCAATCGCCTGGGCACCATCGAACCGGGCGAGGAGCGTGCGACGCTGCTCGCCGCGATCTATTTCTTCTTCGCACTGGCCAGCTACTTCATTCTGCGCGCCGTGCGTGATGCGGTCGGTGTCGCCGCCGGCACCGACAAGCTTCCCTGGTTGTTCACGGGCACGTTGCTGACCACGCTGGCGATGAATCCGATGTATTCATCGATCGTGGCGCGACTGCCCGTGCGGCGTTTCATCCCGATCGTGTACCGGGTGTTCATCGCGCTGCTGCTCACGTTCGCCGCGGTGATCAAATGGGGACCGAACACCTGGGAGCCGTACCTCGGCCCGGCGTTCTGGATTCTCACCAGCATCTACAGTCTCTTCATCCCCTCGGTGTTCTGGGGATTCATGGCGGACACGTTCCGTCCTGAACAGAGCAAGCGGTTGTTCGGGTTCATCAGCGTCGGCGGCACACTCGGCGCCCTGGCCGGCGCGTTCCTGACGTCGCGTCTGGCGGAAGTGGTGGGCACGCCCGTACTGATGGTGATGTCGGTGGTGCTGCTCGAAAGTGCCGTGCGATCGGCCGGCCGGTTCCCGCCCAGCTTCCGGCCCGACACGCGGGCCCGCGACGAAGCACAGCAACCCGTGGGGGGATCGGCGTTTGCCGGCATCACGCACGTGCTCGCGTCGCCCTATCTGCTGGGCATCGGTCTCTACATGCTGATGTTCACCATCGGCTCGACCATCCTCTACTTCCAGCAGGCCGAGATCGTGGGCGCGCGCTACGCCGATCGTGAAGCACGCACGGCGTTCCTGGCCACGATCGACACGGTCGTGCAGTCGCTCACCATTCTCGCCCAGCTTTTCGTGACGGGACGGGTGATCAAGTGGTTCGGTGTGGCGGTGACGCTGGCGATCATGCCGGTGCTAAGTCTCGTGGGGTTCGCGGCGCTGGGGACATGGGGCACGCTCGCCGTGTTCGTGGTGTTCCAGGTGCTGCGTCGGGCCGGTGAGTACGCGTTCGGTCGTCCGGCGCGCGAGGTGCTGTACACGGTCGTGTCGCCCGAAGACAAGTACAAGGCAAAAAACTTCATCGACACGTTCGTGTATCGCTCCGGCGATCAGATCGGCGCCTGGAGTTATGCCGGGTTGTCGGCGCTCGGCCTCGCGGTGGGAACCATCTCCCTGGCCGCGGCGCCGTTGAGCGCGGTCTGGTTGGCGATCGCGTTGTGGCTCGGCCGCGAGCAGGCCAGGCGTCAGCGGGAAGAAGCGGGAGTGTCACGGTTGGGGTCGCTTGCGGATCGGTAGGGATCATGCGTGAACTCGAGGGTACATTGAACCACGCCCCTCAACGTTCACGTACTCCGAGCGAGGTCATACCGACATGTCAGAAGTGACACTTCCACGTTTGCGCGCACGCGGCCTGATGGCGGCCGCGACCCTGTCCCTCGCGCTCGTCTTCTCGGCCTGCGGACCGAAGGATGCAGAGATCAAAGCCGCCGTCGACACCGCGATCAGCGGAGTGTCCGGCATCACGGTGGCGGTCGACAAAGGTGTCGCCACCGTCAAGGGTGAGTACGCCAGTGAAGAGGTCCGCGCTTCGACGAATGCGCTGATCAAGGGCGTCAAAGGGGTGAAGGCGGTGGCCGACAGCGCGACGGTCACACCCCCCGTGGTGATCTCTCCCGACGAGGCCCTGCGCACGAGCGTGACGGCGGCCCTCGCGGCCTATCCCACGTTGAGCACCACCATTCAGGATGGCGTGGTGACGCTCACGGGTGAAGTGAAGCGCGCCGATCTGCCCAAGGTGATGCAGGCGCTTTCCGCCCTGAATCCCAAGAAGATCGAGAACAAAGCCACCGTGAAGAAGTGAACGCCATCCACCCATACGTCAGCAATCACCGATGAGCGCTCTCGAAACCAAGTACGCCGAGCTGATCACCGCGCTCGGTATGAGTGGTGCGACCAACGTGGCGGTGCGGGCACAGGACAACGTGCTC is a genomic window containing:
- a CDS encoding dipeptidase, which encodes MLSNRWSDRRHERPVRRGAGRAGAVSMVTLAVALTAAMMGPDSALEAQTAKAGVAVAPTPAGQPMRNASLDARVAHVRRLLRGSPLIDGHNDLPWAMREEKERPLDVVAYNLRQTTRGMTDIARLRKGMIGGQFWSVYIPGEVRDSGYARMQLEQIDIARRVIERYPDVLAPALTASDVRKAFAQGKIGSLLGMEGGHAIENSLGALRAYYALGARYMTLTHNVTLDWADAAADKPVHGGLTPFGEEVVREMNRLGMLVDLAHVSPGTMSDALDVSEAPVIFSHSNARALTDVPRNVPDSILARLPKNGGVVMVTFVPQFASQKFADYSARITAVRDSITKRFPNDNDAQFRAIAAWREANPAPVVTIGDVADHLDHIRKVAGSAHVGIGGDFDGITETVQGLEDVSKYPDLLAELVKRGWTDAELRALAGENVLRVLTRAEAVSARLRKERPASTKTIQQLDRKVVP
- a CDS encoding BON domain-containing protein, translated to MTLPRLRARGLMAAATLSLALVFSACGPKDAEIKAAVDTAISGVSGITVAVDKGVATVKGEYASEEVRASTNALIKGVKGVKAVADSATVTPPVVISPDEALRTSVTAALAAYPTLSTTIQDGVVTLTGEVKRADLPKVMQALSALNPKKIENKATVKK
- a CDS encoding twin-arginine translocation signal domain-containing protein; this translates as MTLDRRSFIKSSALIGGAVGLGVPAAAQAFTADGVRVPAQPAYRPETGDAQPRPLRILILGGTGFIGPQQVDYALARKHQLTLFNRGQSGQGLFPQVPRIIGDRNAPGGHDGLKKGTWDVVIDNPTRNPQWVRGAGEALKGRVGQYILVSTISVYSDYSKPGMDESGPMHAPGAPEAWASNDGAHYGPNKVQCEIDAKAQFGADKVTIVRPGLIVGPGDLSDRFSYWPVRIDRGGEVMAPGMPSDPVQYIDVHDLGEFIVRLGENHTIGTFNATGPAAPTNIAEMLYGIKAVTTSDAKFTWVPAEFLAQHQVRAWSDMPVWQPGQGRTAGFMAVNCQKALAAGLTFRPLADTAKSTLDWYKTRPAAEQEKARAGLAPEKEQTVLAAWRARQGETRPGEGRQDEGHQSGAR
- a CDS encoding alpha/beta hydrolase-fold protein, with protein sequence MSPQFVDPALPKRIDRWRSPALGLEMPIVSYGWRGQPVLLFPTAAADFLENERFWLIKAIEPLLIQGRIRVFSIDSINRLAWMERGLPVPECARRQALYSRYVEDEVVPFMRHVVGDQSARAITTGASFGCFHAANAFFRRPDLFGGVIGMSGFYDLSPSYLLGYSDDNCYFNNPMWYVANIEGWPLDQLRHHSRIVLTSGQGAYERPDMTRDFHDLLDRKGVGHLYELWGHDVNHDWPWWRKMLPYYLERIGC
- a CDS encoding MFS transporter, whose product is MTTDEPFFWRRTFNRLGTIEPGEERATLLAAIYFFFALASYFILRAVRDAVGVAAGTDKLPWLFTGTLLTTLAMNPMYSSIVARLPVRRFIPIVYRVFIALLLTFAAVIKWGPNTWEPYLGPAFWILTSIYSLFIPSVFWGFMADTFRPEQSKRLFGFISVGGTLGALAGAFLTSRLAEVVGTPVLMVMSVVLLESAVRSAGRFPPSFRPDTRARDEAQQPVGGSAFAGITHVLASPYLLGIGLYMLMFTIGSTILYFQQAEIVGARYADREARTAFLATIDTVVQSLTILAQLFVTGRVIKWFGVAVTLAIMPVLSLVGFAALGTWGTLAVFVVFQVLRRAGEYAFGRPAREVLYTVVSPEDKYKAKNFIDTFVYRSGDQIGAWSYAGLSALGLAVGTISLAAAPLSAVWLAIALWLGREQARRQREEAGVSRLGSLADR
- a CDS encoding GNAT family N-acyltransferase; translated protein: MISVGSYDLRFAWTRADLHAVQALRYRVFNEELQEGLATAAHTGRDADERDPWFHHLMIVHRPSGEIVGTYRLQTAVMAATRHGFYSATLFELGAVPGAILGEAVEIGRACVAAPHRSGRVLRLLWKGLARYLQWNEKRYLFGCCSISGLDETRAVNTWRALHAREALHDRVLVRPRPEVRALADDGRHRPQLDGDARQQALAIPLPPLFDGYLSLGARVCGAPAFDREFATTDYLVLLDIHAMEPRTYQSFFG